A region of the Chroicocephalus ridibundus chromosome 1, bChrRid1.1, whole genome shotgun sequence genome:
GTGCCACACAGCTGtaaacaggaggaagaaacacACTGCACTGTTTAAAGGGTTTTCAACCTTTGTGCGGGATGTCTTCCCATCATATGAAACAAAACCACGGCTTCTCAATCAACTTAATCAGTTAGCATTTGGCTTTTACTTTTATGGCATTCCACACGTGGGAAGACGCAGTCTTTATGGGACAAAGATCATGAATGCGAAATGTCGCCTTTTTCCTTCATATTGTTTAACCTCTCCTATTTCTCCTGTGTCTGTCTCAACAGGTAAGCCTATGCTATAATCTAAGAGTGCAGTATGAGCTAAGAAATATAACAGGGCTTGTTTGGAATTAGCCATATTAGAAAATGATAGCATTAATGGCATCGTAGATCTCAGTGCAGGCTAGAAACCTTCATACACATTTTCAAATGGCTCTGGTCTTGCAGGCCACCTTGAATCCTTTCCCCTGTCGTTACGGTGACACTGGTAACTTTAAAGCTGATCTGAGTATGTCTATTACCAGATAACAAGGTAAGCCATATCTTACCGTGAATCCCCTTTTATGATGAGGCGTCCTCCCACACCGTGAGAGCATCTCCAGGTCTTTCCAATGCTTCTCCATCTTAACCTCTCAACAGCTGTCCCACCTGCTACTATGAAAACATTGATGCTTCCCTAGTACTGTCATACTTTGACAAAATGGCGTATAAGGAGAGATTTATAAAACAGTTTTCTACTATAAACTACATAAGCCTTACCACAGTCCATAAATGGGGATATTACCAATTTCGAACCAGTACAGTACAATGCTATACTTTTCAACAAGGGCCAACAGGAAAAGCATTCAAGATTTCTTGTTTAAAGATAGATGGTAGTGCTACCCGGCCATGTATTCATGAGTGACTAAGAAAGGAATGAGATCTCCAGAGCTGCGCTCATGGAAGAGTTCCAAGTTTTTTCTCACTCTGTGGGACCCCAGAAGCATGACTTTTGCCTGTTCCCACTTACTGCTCTGCACATAGCTGCAGAGCTGATTTGCTGCATGCACATTTTGGCTTTGCATCGTGTGAATTAGGTTCAGTTTGGGAAAGGAGGCATCTTGCTGTAATGGCAACTCAATTTCTTCTGTCAACATGATCTAAGAAAATACTACTGCAGTAATTATGCAAACAAGGAGAACTTATTTATGACACTGTTACCCTAATGGTTGCACCTATTTCTGTGAAAAGCcatttcccctttttcattcTGTAGGTTTCTTTACAAAAAGCTGCATAGAGGAATGCAAATGGGAAGGTAACTTCACCGGTGAACTCTGGTGGGTCACAGAGGTAAGAGatgcaggaaggaggagggctGCCCACCACTCAAGGGCAAGAAGGGTGTGTCTCAGACCAATGCATGCTTTGAGAATTTCTTGTTGAAaatggaaggaggaaagcagaaaaaaagcccaacaaaataACATGGAAACTAGTATTGCTGCTAGATTGTGTGAAAATAGCTTAAAGTCCAGTTAAAGGTTTGATCTGTCGATTATTTTTTgttgtaattttctgttttctttctgcttgctgaaacCAAACAGTGATTTGTCTTTGTCTAGTCCAGCACCAGTTCAGTCAACGAGATCCTTTCAATTGGCTTCAGCAGGCACTAGGTTAGACGTTCTGCCCAAGCCATCGAATCACTACATGCCATAACAAGGACTGCAGGATGTTCTGAAAACAAAGATGcattcaaacatttattttttaaaccaagcAATACCAGTGACTTTAATTGACTTAGATTATTACGCGCACTTGTAACTGTCTTGCTATTCATTGAGTTCAAATCCTTTACTTCTGTCCTGGCTGTAAAGAAACATGGGAGCTGGGAATCAAAGGGTTATTTAGGAGTTTAGCCTAAGTGCTGCCACTGAGCCACAACTTCTCTAATCACTTCTTTTCTAAAGCCTCAACTTCCTTAATGTTTTTGAACACACCAAATTCAAATGTTGAATCAAGACAAATGGTTTCCAGGTGTTCTTAAACACTGTTTAAGCAACAGTGGAAACAACAGGTAGAATTAAGGAAGCTAGTGTAGAAAATAAGACAGGTCTATATGGGATAGCTTCTCTATTGAACAGCACAGTAAATACTACAGGGAAAAACGTCACAGATTTAGCAGGCTTGGGACTTAATTAAACACACAGCAGAGCAACAAAAGTGATAGCCAAATagacctttaattaaaaaatacttgcaCCTGCCCATGTTTTTGGCATATCTATTATTAGCACTGGCCAGCTGATCTTTCTTGGCCATAACTGGAGGGAGAGAGAATATACGTTTCTGTGTCAACTGAAAAACAATTATGTCTTAAGCATGGACTAAAGATGAGTAGTATAAAATCTGGTTCCACTTGGCTTCCTAACAGTGTATTCCCTTGTGCCCTAGAAAACTGCACTTCTTCAGCTGAGAGTATGAGATGTATTACTTACTTCACTGCTATTAAATAAATCTATTAGGATAAGgcataaaaacattttctccttgCAGAGAACACTATTCTAGCTGACTGCTGGATGGTCAAAAGTGCTGAACAAGAggtaaaagaaagattttaaaggttatatcctttagaaaaaaaacattgctggCATATTGCGAGAGGTGTTTTGATACAGCAATTTATTCTTAAAGTATGTAGAGCTAAGGAAGAAAGCACAGCATTTCACTTAAGCAAGATTTTCTCTCTAAATTCCACTTGATTGAAGCTAAATATCAGTAATACAGACTGAGTGAGGACAAAAGCTGCCATCAGTTGTTTTCTGCTCTTAGTTACAGATTCTATGCGCTGTCGGATTTTTTTATGAAACTTTGTCCTGTGACTGCATCTGGTCTACTCTGTGACCCAGAGTAGGAACCAGTTTACTCTTAAAATATGTGCTGTTTTCACAGTGCCAAGCAGAAAAATGGCAGtctttgtaaatattaaaaagaaacattagaaTTCTTGTAACAGGGTAGCCCGCATTCATACAGTCACAGCTAATTCACTGACAAAACTCTCTTTGACCTAAATTGATGAGAGACCCAAACACCAACAGAGGAAAAGACAATCTTTGCACAGTGAAAATTCATAACAGATTACGTTACTGCAACAGAATTTCCAAATGCTCTGGTTTCTCCATTCATCTTTTCAAGAACATTTCATTTATTGACAAATCAAAATTATAAACAATTTAACTAGTGTGTCTGATAAAGTTACCCCCTTCTTTGTTACAGTGTTCTGTGGGAAATCTCAGATTTCTAACCATCCAATGTTTTAGCAGCGCTGTAGAGAATGCAGTAatgaaaatgctgctttaataaGGGGGGTGTGTATGTGGATATTTGAAGAACAGTCTGCTTCCCCAGGTTGGAAAAAGTCTGTAGAGTAAAAGTAGACAGTatgctttccctgcctctgatTTGTCTTTTCAGATAAAACTGGACATTGAGCCGGTGCAGATGGTTCTCCCTCTAATATGAAAGCTTTGCAGACATTTCAGGCAGTGACAAGAAGATTCCCACAAAGAATAAGGATAAAACAGGGAATACGCCTTACGTTTTTTTGGAAGGAACCTTGATTTGGGGAAAGAGGGCGATTTTCACCTTTAAAGACATGactcagaggaaaacaaaagttaaTTCCAGAAATAATGTGTAGAAAGGAGGAACAAGCAAGATGCCCAGAAGTATGGGTTGAATATTTTCCTTGAGGGCgtatctaaaaaaaaacaaaacaaaaaccaaccagagAGATCAGGAGACCAGGGCTTTCAGCCCTTCCAAATGTAGCTCTTTTTGTTCACCCTTTTATCTTTCATTCCCTGTAGAATCTTCCTTTATTTACTGAAAGGATTGTTCATCTGTTTAAGTATGGAGCCCTTTCctacacattttttcttcttgcttaagATTTGAGTTCAAGTTTTATGCTTTCGACTTTTGGGCCTTCACTACATTTATATTTCTGAACTCTTCAGTCTGGCTCCCTTTAACAACCTCAGTTTCCTCAGTTTCTGAAAATTTGCCCTTCAAATTGAAAACCTTaataaaatgggtttttttattcttgacTTAATTTGGGTATTTGTAGGCACACAAAGTCTAATCTCTGTGCCTAGTCCTTCTTTAAAATCCTCTCCATTTACAAAGTTGCTAATAAAATAGTAGAATGTGTGGttgattctgtgtttctttgttggAGATATGAGGGAAGGAAGACATAGTCCTTGTCACAGTGAGTGGCATTTGCAGCCTGCAACTGCAGcgttccacaaaaaaaccccaaatctcagtAGAAATAACCTAATAATCTATAGCCAATCCGGTATTTTGAATTGAAGTCAAACTTTTGATGTTATTATTGTAGGAACCCCTTTAGGCATGACCTGCTTACAGTTGCAGCAACAGAAATTGAATGATTTGCAATAAATAGTTTAAAGTGCCAGATCACACATTTCAGAGGTAATTTCAACAATTTCTGCTATGATCTGGCAACCATTCAGCTGCAAATAAGAGAGGACGAGGACAAACTGGGCAAATTAGTCATCAGAAGGTTATGAAAAGCTGCCAGTAATGGAAAGATGATGGCAACTTTGGGATGTGCCAGGCAGGGAATTTCTGTTAGGGATAGAGCAGGTCAAATGCCTTCAAGAGAAGTCATTGCTGAGATTTCAGGCCCAGGAAAAAGAACTAGTAGCTCATCATGTCATCACCAGGATTTTTGAACAGCCAAGGCTGTTAAAATGCCAGGTACATTACATCCCATTCACAATGGTTAGTGGAAAGGTCCTCTATTAAATCTTGAAAGCAAGTAGGTGGCAATTCTGCCCTGACACAGAAATGCTGGCTAACCCACGTGAACTATAACATTATATTGAGTCTTATTTCCTGATCTAAAAACGTTGTGGTTACCAACTGAAACACTGGCTGGTGGATTTGAAAGCCTGAGGAAAAGCTTCCAGGTGTCCACTTAAGATGATCAGCCAGGATGTGAACTTCCAGCTCAGAGGCAAAGGGGTCAGTTTAACGGGTGCCCtaatccctctctctctctttgccagTATTAGCATCTGAAGGAAGCATCCAAGGGTTCTTTTCAGAACCCATAAAAGCATGAACAATATCACCAACTTCAGCCTCCTAAGGTTGAATCTTTGAGGCTGTTGTTGATGCCTCAAAATACAGATCTCATTTGGGAATACATATTTTGAACATCAAAAGTGACCCAAAAGAAGACAATACCTCTTCTTTCAAAGCTTCtaccattttgttttgctttgttttggaacATATTTAAACATATTAAATTAGCTTTCTTGACTAATGACATGATATAAGCATCTTCTCCTTAACAGTGTCAGACCTCAGGAGGCTGAGGGCAATGTCAAAGTTCGAGAGACAATTCATGCTTTTGAGGGTCCCAGAGCCCAGCGCTCACTTGCTCTGAGGGGTACTTGCTCCCTCAAGTGGTCTCCTGGGTCAGCAGGACCGGTCACATGCATACTCAGCATGAAAACTAGTTACACAATTGGGATCAGAGAGTTAATAAGAAAAACAGGGAGCAATTTTTGGACGGGTTGTGCTTTAATTCAATTTCACCAAGAATAGGTACCCTGCAGCTACAAAAATTGATAGCAAGTTTCATTGCCCACTGTACTTTCTTTTTAGCGcataaaacaaatgtttattGTACTAAATACGACATGTTTGACTAAGTGTAGAACACAGGAACCAACATGTTGGTTTCAATTTGTTCTGCATATCACTGGAGGGTCTAAACCTTTCACAACTCTATCTAGCCACCATCAATTTTTCATTAATCATTATGTTTCAATGGGGAACACTGAAGGGTGTTTTCTCAGATTATAATGAAGTGAGAGGCTAACGTCATGGTCTGTTTATCTTCATACTTAACATAgtgtaattattttgtatttttttttcattcagctaGGACTTGCACCTTGACTTTTGTAAACATAGGCAGTTCAGTTTTCATTGTTAAGGATGTTGACTTAACAGAGTATAAAATAGGAATCTGGGTACATGAGAGCAGCACATTTAAAGTCCAGCTTTATTTCTCCTGCTAGTTATATTCAGCGGACCAATTATTCAACCGACAACTCGCAGTAAAACATCAGGACGCTTAAAATAAATGCTAGGCTTCGTGCTGCTATAATGAGTGGAGACTTTTCTGAAAACAATGAAGGAAGTCTAGACATCTATACAgtaggaggagaagaagaaggaaaactgGTTCACAGGATTCCACCCCACATTCACAGCTCTCACATACATCTCAAAAAGGGTCTTTCTGTGACTGTGGATGAACCAAGATTTCTGGAAAAACCACCTCTATCTTACATAGCATTAATTGCAAAGGCAATTCTTTCTTCCCCGGCAAATAAACTGAATTTAGCTGCTATCTACAAATACATTGAAGATAACTTTCCTTTCTACAGAAACAAAGGTCGAGGCTGGAGGAACAGCGTAAGGCACAACCTTTCACTAAACGATTGTTTCATCAAGGTGGGAAGATGTGAGGATGGCAAAGGAAACTACTGGAGTATTCACCCATCAAACTTAAATGACTTTGTTCACGGGGACTTCAGGCAACATCGAAGGTCTCGAAAGCGAGGGCGTCAAAAGGAGCTAGAGCATTGCCTTGCTGTGAATTATTTCATGCCATGGGGACACTATCCTTCCTACCCAGCAACAAACTGGCTTTGCCAAACACATTATTTTCTGGATCCTCTGTGGAAAACGCTGTATGCCGACAGACCGCAGTTTGTGCATGAATACCAAAAATGGAATGTAAACAGTGATTTAATCATGGGGAAGTTTTCACCTCCACTACAGACTGATAAACCACACAACATTTCTGTGGACTGGTTTTATGGATCTCCTGCTACTTCAGTTATGCAGCAGAATATTTTCCTAAATATTCAACAGGCTTTCCCtaattcccttctcttttctgctcaaaagcagcagcaaagggaagcATTCAGACAGATCTGTTAAGTACTAGAAAGTACTTGAAGTGCAGTAACTTCGCAGGCAGCTTGGGACTCTGTCGAGATACCGTGTATTAATATATATGGCACAGTTTTGAAGGTTTGTATATGTTTAAAGACAGCAAAAGGGCTTACTTATTTCTGTAAGCCAGTGATTACCAATGATTATTACCTAAGTGTGTTAGCTTTGAAATGATAACAATGAATACTGTTTTTAATAATTCTATTAGTCACTGGCGGGGCATAGATAACTGTGTAAGAGTAAATCCATTAGGACCGACTGcccaataaaattatttttaagttgtcCTGTATTAACGATATTACTGTATACTACTGCTCTATTAGATTCTTACTAATACACATGCATGTGGATTTATATATTCAAATATGTACACCCATGTATTTACTTTTATATTACATTGAGTAGGAAGCGTTAATACGTTTTTCCTTTGTCAGTTGGGAATGTCTTTGAAATGCTACTTGTCACCTCCCGTGCTGCTGGAAATACTAAGTGAGTTATTCTTCTACTCATTTAATTTTATACATTGGTTAGGACTCACTTGGCGTTATTAATTCTGATGCATTTTGTTGATTCAAAAAACACTGTACACTTATGTATCTTGAGCAGTTAAGTGGATACTTGCTTCTGTTTGAATAAATGTTCAGATGAATAAATATTCCGAGTGAAATAGAATTGCAATATTATCTTTAATATGTTTTTGAGTTCAAATCTGATTCTTAAATGCACAGCCACATATTAATTAACATACTTAAATAATCAATTAATGACAGCATGACTAATTATGAGTTTACCCATTAGCTGGGTTTAATCCatttcagaaattttcatttttcagatgacGTTACCTACCCAGAATTGCTTAAGCTTATATCTGTACTTTTAGCTTTCATAGTCATATGTACGGACATGGTTACTTGCACAGCTATAGAGTATACGATGATATAAAGTGCTcccttaaatacattttttaaacatatgtatCTATCAAGAATCCTCATTGTAACAGGAACTTTTAGTCAGGAAAGTGTAGCAAGCGTTATGGTGAAAACGCTCAGCTTTTGCCAAGTTATAAACTTTCAGAAAAacttgctttgaaatatttgcttaCTGAAAATGCAGATTTGTGTAGCAAAGCCCTAAAGGCTCTGCTGTGCCTTAGTCACGAAGAGCCCTAGCATGTGGACAAAACTTGAGACTTGGGGGAAGACGGGTGAAGGTGGCATCCAGGGGCTGGCCAGATGGGGAGACCAGGCTGAGGAAACGATGGAGATAGCAGGGGTTGGGACAAGAAGCCCAGACGTGCTGAGCAAGGACCTGTGAGAAGCCTGAGGAATACAAGCTGTGAATGCCAGGCAATTATAATCAGATGAGAATGAAAGCTAAGGATAAGAAGAGTCAGGGCAGGTTTAAGGAGCAGCAGGTGGGAAAAGTCTCTGCCTGCTATAGTTTATGTACTAGAATGCCTGGGATGGAATTTAATACCCACAGTTCTTTAGCTGTCagcaaattactttaaaattacacAAGACAACAAGTTACTCCTGTTTGTTCTCACTGGCTCCATTAGCTTACTTGGCAGAAGCTTGTGAAGTGCACCTGAGGATATTCCTAGAAGGACACAATGCCATTTGACTGCATCTTCCCCACTAAATAAGAGTTGGAGGAGGGGAGTAAGCGTATAAAATGGCACTTTGCTTGAGGTAATGTGACCTGTCACTTAACAGGACATCCTTTAAGCCCAGAGTAACCATTTTAGTTTGCTCTgaaaaaagaattgcattttaCCAGATTAGTGATGGTGGTTGGAAACGTGGCATGAATCAAACCATACATACCATGCAGATCTTCATCCCGGTTTCCTGTGGGAATGCGATAAGAGGAACTCACATGCAGGAGGAGACATTCTTCTGCTCAGATGCTCAGATTTTATTTGAAGACCACTTTGAAATAGTTTTCATACCACTAGTGGTACACATACCATAGCCTGAGAACTCCCATCTTAGATATTTCCAGTCTGATTATGTAGCTGTCAGTAtgctttcttactttttttttttcaatgtgttttaaCTTTTTGTTCATTTGTATAGCACCTGCATGCCTCAGTGGAGGAGGATTCTTTTCATGTAATAAGCAACTATTTTGTTGTCATCATTCAGTGGCTTTCTTAGTGTGCATAGTTCAAACTCTGCTCTGAAGATAACATTGCCCAACCactattttattattatctttcaAAGCCATAATATAATTTACTTTCAAAACATCATGAGATGAGGAACATCTTGAAACATAAGCTTAAAAAGAGTGAGGTCCAAGGTACACACTTACTTTGGACAACGCTTTTGTGAAATCATTGTGTAGCATTTTATGTGCTCAGAGCCCGGCGCCCAGTGCCCTGGCTGTCAGCTCTGGGTGCTCAGAACATTTCCAAGGATAACAAGCAACAAGGAAATAAGTGACCACCTGTGAAAAGTCTGATTTCAACAAATTGTCCAGGAACATTGCAGCAGATGAAAGAGAGGAATCCACCTCTTCAAGGCAAACTGAAACTGCCGTAATATGGAcaatcatttttcttcctgtaattgCCAACCGAGTTCCCTTCAACTGAGTTCGCCTTCCAACTTCCGCAACAAACCCTAGCATTTCTTCATTAAGCAATTCTAATTAATCTGCAAAACAGGTCTACTTTGGGTATTAGATATGGCAAGAGAAAAACAGACTTTTTCATATAATCAAGCGCAATATTGTCATGCCTTCTACTGAGGTAAGGGCCAAGTTAGGAATGCACAATTTAGACAAGAtgcctttttttccaccctcGCTTCTGAAAGCTTGACATTGTAATCTTAATAATGTTTTTCATCACAGCTGAAGGGGTAGGGTTAGTGTGTCATTTTGTGATGAGAATGTCAAAGTACTAATTTGCAAACAACTTGAagtaaaaatttaaaagcaataagAAACAAATCAACTTGTGTATTTTACCTGAATTCCAAGCCCCCAAATCCACTTagcatataaaattaaataattttctgatcTTGAAATATCATTCTACAATTAGAGAAGACATTAAATTTCTGATACAGGAAATTACCAtttaatgagaagacagaaaGGTTCTTGAAAATTAAGCGGATGAATTATATGCTTGTACAGGAATATCTGAGGCAGTACACGTGCTGCAAGAGATTCCCTTAGAAGTAAAAACAACAGTTACAAATGCTGAATTATAGAAAAACTGACAGGAACACAATATCCAAAAATTGCTTGTTAACAACTTCAGCGTTTTCCAGCTGAAATGCACTACCAGGGTTGATAAAAACATCAGGAACTTAGAATCTCAGCATTTTGACCATTGTCACCTCTGTTCTGCCCATAAATAAGGCAAAGGTCATCTTTTTACAGCAGATCTACTTTGGGCGTACACAGATGAAATGCCAGCATATGACATAAATAGCTGGAATGGAGGTCACGTATGCTCTCGTAAATAAATACTGCCAattgctctcctcttcttttgGCACTAAAGAAAATGACTTCCATATAATGAAATTATGTTTGAACCATACATTTGCGAACGCTTTCAATAAACTGCATCTTAATGATGAGCAGTAAGAGAACTAGGCCTGAACATGAGAACCTTTTACTAACAACACTTCACAGGTAATCATTTTAAGTCAGATAATAACATTGCCTTTGCAGTTGACCTTCACCAgtttatacaaatatttattctaaaaaatcagtaaaatgtcTCAGCCTATAAAGCCCAAAAAGTTAGTACACAGtttaatttctgaaacatttgCTGCCCGGCACAACTGCTGACGCTGAGACTTGTCTTCTTTCATATTGAAAGTAACCACTCTCCTGGGGCACAAATGAAATCTTCGTAGAAAAAGAAGCCTCCAAACTGTATAGCCACTCAAACCTACGCACGCTAATTTATGCTCACCCAACAGTTATCCATTTCTTGTACTCCCTGCAACAGCTCATGGAAGACAACGCTCCCTTTGGAGGCAGCAGAGCACAAATACCTCTTCCAGAGTGGTGAGGCTTCTGTATATGGTTGCATGAGGATATGTCAGGTTTGGCCTTTAGTGACaccatgaggggaaaaaaaagaaaaaaaaggaaacactcaAAACCTCTTTGAGACTTGGTGTCATCAGAAATGagattatgaaaatgaaaatgcccCAGCCACAATCACATGGGAACAATATAGCATCACTATAGGACACGGATATGGCTGATTGATTTAAATCTGCCCTCCTGTACCTAAACCTTTGAATTTCTTTGAAGCATAATTTTAACCAGGACCTTCCCACGTTTGTATTATCTGGCCTGTATATGTTAGAAGAATTGTCGTGGGTTTGGCCGaattggccaagcagaacgacagatggccttcccccccccttctcctcagagaggagaggaagagataaggagattttacgagtttagaaaaagaactaaactactttaatgaaaataataataaataagaaaatagtaaataataacagaataataaaaattaaagaaaaaaatgtatacaatatatacaaaacagtatccagctcccaggatgacaatcgtgtcaccagcagacacagggaatgTCCCAGACTGGAGTCTGGGTGACAGGAGGTGAATTCCGGAACtcgagtcaggaatgctcggactgggatcaaagacagatgaacagacagggtcctcctcagacgtcggccattgaagaaaaagtgaGCCAGAGCcaccttgcccctttgatccctcaacttttatactgagcgtgatgcacatgggatggaataccctgttggtcagttttgggccacctgtcctgtccgctcctccctgcaggtgggacccctctacgcttctccgcttccgaccctctaacagggcaaacaacgaagttagctgaccttggatgttatagcaataagtctaagcaagagcctctgtgcgtaccattccttggtataatcaggtcttatcactccgaGAGTGAACAgggtctgaacaatatgctgttaatttcagacttcagtcagttagaagaggcccagctaaaaagtaaaattacaaatcagaaaattggttctgttttacctcaaaccaggacacaatgAAACAATCGTAACATCCTTAATCTATATTATACACCAAATAGTGATAATTACTTACAAATTTAATTCCATCTCTGTTGGTAAGGTGCAGCGTTCTGCCAAATGGATCATGCAGACATGGGTCAAAATACACACTTTTTGTACCATAAACCAAGTTTTGAATCTTTTTAGCCAACACAGACCCCTGACCAGGTGCATCCAAGCACCTGAGAAATGCCCTGGAAGGGCCATCTCAAATGGCTGAAAGCCACCATGGCAGCTCACGTACCACATTGCCCCAACGGCACTTTGGCATACAGGATGTGGCTGAAAGCTGGAGGTCAGACTCTCCTGTGGT
Encoded here:
- the LOC134510954 gene encoding forkhead box protein D1-like; translation: MSGDFSENNEGSLDIYTVGGEEEGKLVHRIPPHIHSSHIHLKKGLSVTVDEPRFLEKPPLSYIALIAKAILSSPANKLNLAAIYKYIEDNFPFYRNKGRGWRNSVRHNLSLNDCFIKVGRCEDGKGNYWSIHPSNLNDFVHGDFRQHRRSRKRGRQKELEHCLAVNYFMPWGHYPSYPATNWLCQTHYFLDPLWKTLYADRPQFVHEYQKWNVNSDLIMGKFSPPLQTDKPHNISVDWFYGSPATSVMQQNIFLNIQQAFPNSLLFSAQKQQQREAFRQIC